ACAAGGCTGACCAGGCTTAGCCCGGGGCAGATGCGCGGTCCGGAAAATGCTTGTTTTCGGGCCGCGTTTATGATTTCATTCGTGCCACAACTTGTCTGATCCGAACATGAACCGTCGTTTCCCGTCCCTCTCTGTATCCGTAGTACGCGTAGTAGTAGGCGTAGGGACGCGCGCGTCGTAGCGGATCAGGACAGGCAGTACCAAATCCAGAACCCCCGCCGGCGCGAAAGCCCGGCGGGGGTTTTCTTTTATGCCGCCGGTCAGAAACGCCGCAACATGACTTGAAGGAGATCAACATGAATCAAATGACCGGCGCCCAGCTGATATTGCGCCTGCTCGAACGCCAGGGTGTGCGCACTGCAGCGGGCATCCCCGGCGGCGCAATCCTGCCGCTTTATGACGCGCTGTCGGGCAGCGACGGCATTCACCATGTGCTTGCGCGTCACGAACAGGGCGCCGGGTTCATGGCTCAGGGCATGGCGCGGGTGTCGGGCAAGCCCGAGGTCTGCTTTGCCTCCAGCGGCCCGGGCGCGACCAACCTCGTGACCGCGATCGCCGACGCAATGCTCGACTCGATCCCGCTGGTGGCGATCACCGGCCAGGTGCCGCTGTCGATGATTGGTACCGATGCCTTTCAGGAGGTCGATATCTACGGCATGACGGTGCCGATCACCAAGCACAACTTCCTGGTCCGGTCGGCGGAGGAGTTGCTCGAGGTCATTCCCGAGGCCTTCCGGATTGCGATGTCGGGCCGTCCCGGTCCGGTGCTGGTGGATGTGCCCAAGGATGTGCAGTGCCAGCTCGTCACCTTCGACGAGTTCCCGCCCGTCGCGGTGCGTGACGCGGCGCCCCAGGCGCCGATCGAGCTCATCGAAGAAGCCGCGCGCATGATCAACGAAGCGGAACAGCCGGTGCTCTATCTTGGTGGTGGGGTGGTTCATTCCGGCGCTGCGCAACAGGCGGTGACCCTAGCCGAGCAGGCCGGGCTGCCGACGACGATGACACTGATGGCGCTCGGGGCGATGCCGATGGATCATCCGCTCTCGATCGGCATGCTGGGCATGCATGGCGCGCGCTACACCAACTTCGTGCTGGAAGAGGCAGATCTGCTGATCTGCGTCGGCGCGCGTTTCGACGATCGTGCAATCGGCAAGGCGGCGCAATTCTGCCCGCGGGCAAAGATCGTTCATATCGATGTCGACCCGTCCGAGCTGGACAAGATCAAGAACGCCCATGTCGCCATCAATGGTGATGTCGCCGAGGTGCTTGATGCGCTGATTCCGCGCGTGAAGGTGCAGTTGCGCAAGCGCTGGCTGTCGCATGTCGATAGTCTCAAGACGCGCTTTCCGATGCAGTTCGACGCGCTGGAGAATCCGCGCAGTCACTACGGGCTGATCAACGCCGTTGCCGCTGCGCTCGACGATGAGGCCATCATCACCACCGACGTGGGTCAGCACCAGATGTGGGTGGCTCAGGCCTATCCCTTCCGCCGTCCACGCCAATGGCTTACATCGGGGGGGCTCGGCACCATGGGCTTCGGCATGCCGGTAGCGCTCGGTGCGGCGCTGGCTGCGCCCGAGCGCACCGTGGTGTGCTTCAGCGGTGATGGCAGCATCATGATGAACATCCAGGAGCTGGCGACCCTTGCTGAGCAGGGGCTCAACGTCAAGATCGTGCTGATGAACAACAACGCGCTCGGTCTGGTGTACCAGCAGCAGAGCCTGTTCTATGGCAAGCGCACGTTTGCGTCGCGCTGTGCCGGGGCGCCGGACTTCATGAAGATCGCGGAGGGCTTCGGCATTCCTGCGGTCGATCTCGATCTCGCGGCCAACCCGCGCGCTTCGCTCGCACAGGCCTTGCAGACCCCGGGACCGTGCCTGATTCATGCCTCGATCGATCGCGAGGAGTTTGTTTACCCCATGGTGCCGCCGGGTGCGGCCAATACCGAGATGATCGGAGGTTGATGATGGAACAAGTTGCCGAACCGCTGCAGCAGTCGGGTTTTGCCAAGGTCGTGCTCGAGCTCGAAGTGAACAACCATGCAGGCGTGATGAGCCACATCTGCAATCTCTTCGCCCGGCGTGCTTTCAACATGGAGGGCATCATGTGCATGCCCATCCCCAACGGCAACCGGAGTCGCATCTGGTTGCTGGTGTTCGAGGATCAGCGCCTTGAGCAGATGATTCGCCAGCTGGAGAAGCTCGAGGACGTGCTGGCCGTAAATCGCCATGGCGCGGAGCACGAGGTATTCGTGCGCATGGAGGAGTTCTTCCTCTGAGTCTGGTGAGAGCGGGGTGGCTGGCGGCCTGTGCTAAACTCGCCGGCCTCCCCG
This genomic interval from Parazoarcus communis contains the following:
- the ilvN gene encoding acetolactate synthase small subunit, whose translation is MMEQVAEPLQQSGFAKVVLELEVNNHAGVMSHICNLFARRAFNMEGIMCMPIPNGNRSRIWLLVFEDQRLEQMIRQLEKLEDVLAVNRHGAEHEVFVRMEEFFL
- the ilvB gene encoding acetolactate synthase large subunit; its protein translation is MNQMTGAQLILRLLERQGVRTAAGIPGGAILPLYDALSGSDGIHHVLARHEQGAGFMAQGMARVSGKPEVCFASSGPGATNLVTAIADAMLDSIPLVAITGQVPLSMIGTDAFQEVDIYGMTVPITKHNFLVRSAEELLEVIPEAFRIAMSGRPGPVLVDVPKDVQCQLVTFDEFPPVAVRDAAPQAPIELIEEAARMINEAEQPVLYLGGGVVHSGAAQQAVTLAEQAGLPTTMTLMALGAMPMDHPLSIGMLGMHGARYTNFVLEEADLLICVGARFDDRAIGKAAQFCPRAKIVHIDVDPSELDKIKNAHVAINGDVAEVLDALIPRVKVQLRKRWLSHVDSLKTRFPMQFDALENPRSHYGLINAVAAALDDEAIITTDVGQHQMWVAQAYPFRRPRQWLTSGGLGTMGFGMPVALGAALAAPERTVVCFSGDGSIMMNIQELATLAEQGLNVKIVLMNNNALGLVYQQQSLFYGKRTFASRCAGAPDFMKIAEGFGIPAVDLDLAANPRASLAQALQTPGPCLIHASIDREEFVYPMVPPGAANTEMIGG